One Candidatus Hydrogenedentota bacterium DNA segment encodes these proteins:
- a CDS encoding PIG-L family deacetylase produces the protein MKFTMPDAVLYPLEGHSPEDALAKTTHMAVAAHQDDIEIMAFDGVMACFQQPDKWFTGVVVTNGAGSPRDGVYARYTDGEMVAVRRQEQKKAAIVGEYAAQALLDLPSSAIKDPANAGPVDDLEALLRAARPEVVYTHNIADKHDTHVGVALKLVAAIRRLPKDLRPKKLYGCEVWRDLDWMTDADKVAFDTSAHENLQAALLGVFDSQIAGGKRYDLATMGRRRAHATYHASHGVDATTGTNFAMDLTPLIEDDTLSPLDLVKAHIERFRREIEDRFGRLGV, from the coding sequence ATGAAGTTCACGATGCCCGACGCCGTGCTGTACCCCTTGGAGGGCCATTCCCCGGAGGACGCCCTCGCAAAGACCACCCACATGGCCGTGGCCGCCCACCAGGACGACATCGAGATCATGGCCTTTGACGGGGTCATGGCCTGCTTCCAGCAGCCGGACAAGTGGTTCACCGGCGTCGTGGTCACCAACGGGGCAGGCTCCCCGCGCGACGGCGTCTATGCCCGGTACACGGACGGGGAGATGGTTGCTGTCCGCCGTCAGGAGCAGAAGAAGGCTGCCATAGTGGGAGAGTATGCCGCGCAGGCGCTGCTGGACCTGCCCAGCTCGGCCATCAAAGACCCGGCGAACGCCGGGCCGGTGGACGACTTGGAGGCGCTGCTGCGCGCCGCGCGGCCGGAGGTGGTTTACACGCACAACATCGCCGACAAGCATGACACCCACGTCGGCGTGGCGCTGAAGCTGGTCGCCGCGATCCGGCGGCTTCCGAAGGACCTGCGCCCGAAGAAACTCTACGGCTGCGAGGTGTGGCGCGACCTGGACTGGATGACGGACGCGGACAAGGTGGCCTTTGACACCTCGGCCCACGAGAACCTCCAGGCGGCGCTGCTGGGCGTCTTCGACTCGCAAATTGCGGGCGGCAAGCGCTACGACCTGGCCACGATGGGCCGCCGGCGCGCCCACGCCACCTACCACGCCTCGCACGGCGTGGACGCGACCACGGGCACGAACTTCGCCATGGACCTCACCCCGCTGATTGAGGACGACACCCTGTCGCCGCTCGACCTGGTGAAGGCGCATATTGAGCGCTTCCGCCGGGAGATTGAGGACCGCTTCGGCAGGCTGGGCGTCTGA
- a CDS encoding ROK family protein, translating into MTTPWMLVSPRILPPLDPDFRPAVLCNRAFSEAVRAAGGGERLVLGLERGDGSVSRFETAVLPDSHPKSEANNYYVERLVKFLLWQRGACKLWVGGPASVGDFLKRCYRPGGLRDFDFHFMGRDVYEKPFEVVSCGADAVPAANETTRPLGRHLDGCRIGFDLGGSDRKVSAVVDGEPVYSEEVVWEPIKQSDPAYHYREVMAALQTAASKLPRVDAIGGSSAGVYVNNRAMIASLFRSIPRERFGEVREMFIRIGKELGVPLEIVNDGEVTALAGSMSLEDNGVLGVALGSSEAGGYVTLDGNITGWLNELAFCPVDYNPDGPREEWSGDIGVGARYFSQQCVFRLSGAAGIDLPMNATDAERLKSVQVKLEAGHEGARKIWESVGVYMGYTLAHYAEFYALKNVLILGRCTSGSGGDIILDGARRVLNEEFPELAGGLHIQLPDEKSRRVGQSIAAASLPIIEK; encoded by the coding sequence ATGACCACCCCCTGGATGCTGGTTTCGCCCCGTATTCTTCCCCCGCTGGATCCCGATTTCCGGCCCGCCGTGCTGTGCAACCGCGCCTTTTCGGAGGCGGTCCGCGCCGCCGGGGGCGGCGAGCGGCTGGTGCTGGGCCTGGAGCGCGGGGACGGCTCGGTTTCGCGCTTCGAGACGGCCGTGCTTCCCGACAGCCACCCGAAGTCGGAGGCGAACAACTACTACGTCGAGCGGCTGGTGAAGTTCCTGCTGTGGCAGCGCGGGGCGTGCAAGTTGTGGGTAGGCGGCCCGGCGTCCGTCGGGGACTTCCTAAAGCGCTGCTATCGCCCCGGCGGGTTGCGCGACTTCGACTTCCACTTCATGGGCCGCGACGTCTATGAGAAGCCCTTCGAGGTGGTTTCCTGCGGCGCCGACGCGGTTCCCGCGGCGAACGAAACGACCCGGCCGCTGGGCAGGCACTTGGACGGCTGCCGCATCGGGTTTGACCTCGGCGGTTCGGACCGCAAGGTGTCCGCCGTGGTGGACGGCGAGCCGGTGTACAGCGAGGAGGTGGTGTGGGAGCCCATCAAGCAGTCGGACCCCGCCTACCACTACCGCGAGGTGATGGCGGCCCTTCAGACGGCGGCGTCGAAGCTGCCCCGGGTGGACGCCATCGGCGGGAGTTCCGCGGGCGTGTACGTGAACAACCGCGCCATGATCGCCTCCCTCTTCCGTTCCATCCCCCGGGAGCGTTTCGGCGAGGTGCGCGAGATGTTCATCCGCATCGGAAAAGAACTGGGCGTGCCGCTGGAGATCGTGAACGACGGCGAGGTCACCGCGCTGGCGGGGTCCATGTCGCTCGAGGACAACGGGGTGCTCGGTGTCGCCCTGGGTTCCAGCGAGGCGGGCGGCTATGTCACCCTCGACGGCAACATCACCGGCTGGCTCAACGAGCTGGCCTTCTGCCCGGTGGACTACAACCCGGACGGGCCCCGCGAGGAGTGGTCGGGGGACATCGGCGTCGGCGCGCGGTACTTCTCCCAGCAGTGCGTCTTCCGGCTTTCCGGCGCGGCGGGGATTGACCTGCCGATGAACGCGACGGACGCCGAACGGCTGAAATCGGTGCAGGTTAAACTGGAGGCGGGACATGAGGGTGCCCGGAAGATCTGGGAGTCGGTGGGGGTCTACATGGGCTACACGCTGGCCCACTACGCCGAATTCTACGCGCTGAAAAACGTGCTGATCCTGGGACGGTGCACCTCCGGCAGCGGCGGTGACATCATCCTTGACGGCGCCCGGCGCGTGCTGAACGAGGAGTTTCCGGAGCTTGCCGGCGGCCTGCACATCCAGCTTCCGGACGAGAAGAGCCGCCGCGTGGGGCAGTCCATCGCCGCGGCCAGCCTTCCGATCATTGAGAAATAA
- a CDS encoding aldehyde dehydrogenase family protein encodes MLKESYPYYLANRPVLPNTDLEVIDKYTGEVATRVAVADAKAIDQAIAAAAAAAEAMARMAAYERQAVLEHCVARFQERAEELAQTLCIEGGKPIKDSRGEVARLIDTFKIAAEDSVNISGEVLAMDRSARSANYRGMWKRVPIGPCSFISPFNFPLNLAAHKVAPALAVGCPFVLKPASLTPLGALIIGEVLAETNLPEGAFSILPCKRDGAGLFTTDDRLKLLSFTGSPEVGWDLKAKAGKKKVVLELGGNAAVIVDKDWGDLDDVVDRLIVGAYYQSGQSCISVQRILVHEDIYDELRDRLVKAVATLKMGDPKNEDTFVGPVISDAEADRMERWINSAVAAGAMLLCGGTRDGRMIAPTLMENVPKTEPAYAEEFFGPMALLTPFSDFDQAIDEVNDSRFGLQAGVFTRDIYKAQKAWDRLDVGGVVIGDVPSWRVDHMPYGGVKDSGIGREGIRYAIEDMSEIRLMVLRIPPNA; translated from the coding sequence GTGCTGAAGGAGTCCTATCCCTATTACCTCGCCAACCGTCCGGTTCTTCCCAACACGGACCTCGAGGTCATTGACAAATACACCGGGGAGGTGGCCACACGCGTTGCGGTGGCGGACGCCAAGGCCATAGACCAGGCCATCGCGGCGGCGGCCGCCGCAGCGGAGGCCATGGCGCGGATGGCTGCTTACGAGCGGCAGGCGGTGCTGGAGCACTGCGTGGCGCGGTTCCAGGAGCGCGCCGAGGAACTGGCGCAGACTCTCTGCATAGAGGGTGGCAAGCCGATCAAGGACAGCCGGGGCGAGGTGGCGCGGCTGATAGACACCTTCAAGATTGCGGCCGAGGACAGCGTGAACATCTCCGGCGAGGTGCTGGCCATGGACCGGTCGGCCCGGTCCGCCAACTATCGCGGCATGTGGAAGCGGGTGCCCATCGGCCCGTGCTCCTTCATCTCGCCCTTCAACTTTCCCCTCAATCTTGCGGCGCACAAGGTGGCCCCCGCCCTCGCGGTCGGCTGCCCCTTTGTGCTCAAGCCCGCGAGCCTGACCCCCCTGGGTGCGCTCATCATCGGGGAGGTCCTCGCGGAGACAAACCTGCCGGAGGGTGCCTTCTCCATCCTCCCCTGCAAACGCGACGGGGCGGGCCTCTTCACCACCGACGACCGCCTGAAACTGCTCAGTTTCACCGGGTCTCCCGAGGTCGGCTGGGACCTCAAGGCCAAGGCAGGAAAGAAGAAGGTGGTGCTGGAGCTGGGCGGCAACGCGGCCGTGATCGTGGACAAAGACTGGGGCGACCTGGACGACGTGGTGGATCGGCTGATTGTCGGCGCTTACTACCAGTCAGGGCAGAGCTGCATCAGCGTGCAGCGCATCCTGGTCCACGAGGACATCTATGACGAGCTGCGGGACAGGCTGGTCAAGGCCGTGGCAACGCTCAAGATGGGCGACCCGAAGAACGAGGACACCTTTGTGGGCCCCGTGATTTCGGACGCCGAGGCGGACCGCATGGAGCGTTGGATCAACTCCGCCGTGGCTGCGGGCGCCATGCTTCTCTGCGGGGGCACGCGGGACGGCCGCATGATCGCCCCCACGCTCATGGAGAACGTGCCGAAGACCGAACCCGCCTACGCCGAGGAGTTCTTCGGCCCCATGGCGCTGCTGACCCCCTTCAGCGACTTTGACCAGGCGATTGACGAGGTCAACGACTCGCGTTTCGGGCTTCAGGCGGGGGTGTTCACCCGCGACATCTACAAGGCCCAGAAGGCCTGGGACCGGCTGGACGTGGGCGGCGTGGTGATCGGCGACGTGCCGTCGTGGCGGGTGGACCACATGCCCTACGGCGGCGTGAAGGACAGCGGCATCGGCCGGGAGGGCATCCGTTACGCCATCGAGGACATGTCGGAAATCCGGCTGATGGTGCTGCGCATCCCGCCTAACGCCTGA
- a CDS encoding acetolactate synthase large subunit produces MNAAELFVKCLEQENVKYIFGLPGEENAHFMMALEKSPIQFIMARHEQAAAFMAETYGKLTGESGVCMGTLGPGATNLVTGVASANSDRAPMVVITGQADLQRQHKESHQFIDVVSMFRPITKWATPIVHPDNIPEVVRRAFKQATREKPGACHVEISNDIAALPATKNPVRVNYLRRSVADDKIVNMAMATVRNAKSPVILAGNGAIRTRASKQLRMFAEMTGIPVISTFMGKGCVSRDAEECLFTIGLQTKSLANAVIEASDLVITVGYDLVEYPPRGWNRWNDKKIVHIDFLPAVVDQNYQLEVEVIGDLAHTLWMMNERVRANPQHWDLAYAKAVRRAMIELLEEHKDDDTEGTVRPQKALWDIRNALGPNDILLSDVGSHKMWVAQFYHCDEPNTCLIPNGFCSMGGSLPGAIAAKLVHPDRRIMALCGDGGFMMNVQELETAVRYKANIVVVVWVDNGYNLIEWKQMNEFGHHTELSFGNPDFLKLAEAFGCAGFQVERSRDLAPVLEAAFTCGQPALVAVPIDYRENDRMYEKLRITV; encoded by the coding sequence ATTTGGCCTGCCCGGGGAGGAGAACGCCCACTTCATGATGGCGTTGGAAAAGTCCCCCATCCAGTTCATCATGGCGAGGCACGAACAGGCGGCGGCCTTCATGGCCGAGACCTACGGCAAGCTCACCGGGGAATCCGGGGTGTGCATGGGCACCCTGGGACCGGGGGCGACCAACCTGGTCACCGGGGTGGCAAGCGCCAACAGCGACCGCGCCCCCATGGTGGTGATCACGGGCCAGGCGGACCTCCAGCGCCAGCACAAGGAGAGCCACCAGTTCATAGACGTGGTCTCCATGTTTCGGCCCATCACCAAGTGGGCCACGCCCATCGTGCACCCCGACAACATCCCCGAGGTGGTGCGCCGCGCTTTCAAGCAGGCGACCCGTGAAAAACCGGGGGCCTGCCATGTGGAGATTTCCAACGACATCGCCGCCCTGCCCGCCACGAAGAACCCGGTGCGGGTGAACTACCTGCGGCGCTCCGTGGCGGACGACAAGATCGTCAACATGGCCATGGCCACGGTCCGCAATGCGAAGTCCCCGGTGATTCTCGCGGGGAACGGCGCGATTCGGACCCGGGCCAGCAAGCAGCTGCGCATGTTCGCGGAGATGACGGGGATCCCCGTAATCAGCACCTTTATGGGAAAGGGCTGCGTCTCCCGCGACGCGGAGGAGTGCCTTTTCACCATCGGACTCCAGACGAAGAGCCTGGCCAACGCGGTGATTGAGGCCTCAGACCTGGTCATCACGGTGGGCTACGACCTGGTGGAGTACCCGCCCCGCGGCTGGAACCGCTGGAATGACAAGAAGATCGTCCACATTGACTTCCTGCCCGCGGTGGTGGACCAGAACTACCAGCTTGAGGTGGAGGTGATCGGCGACCTGGCGCATACCCTCTGGATGATGAACGAGCGGGTCCGCGCAAATCCCCAGCACTGGGATCTCGCCTACGCCAAGGCGGTGCGGCGGGCGATGATTGAGCTCCTGGAGGAGCACAAGGACGACGACACAGAGGGAACCGTGCGTCCGCAGAAGGCGCTCTGGGACATCCGGAACGCCCTCGGCCCCAACGACATCCTGCTCAGCGACGTGGGGTCGCACAAGATGTGGGTCGCCCAGTTTTACCACTGTGACGAGCCCAACACCTGCCTGATTCCCAACGGGTTCTGCTCCATGGGAGGGTCCCTGCCGGGGGCCATCGCGGCCAAGCTGGTGCACCCGGACCGGAGGATCATGGCCCTCTGCGGCGACGGCGGGTTCATGATGAACGTGCAGGAGTTGGAGACGGCGGTCCGCTACAAGGCAAACATCGTGGTCGTGGTCTGGGTGGACAACGGGTACAACCTGATTGAGTGGAAGCAGATGAACGAGTTCGGCCACCACACCGAGCTTTCGTTTGGGAACCCCGACTTCCTGAAGCTCGCGGAGGCCTTCGGCTGCGCCGGGTTCCAGGTGGAACGGTCCCGGGACCTGGCCCCCGTGCTGGAGGCGGCTTTCACCTGCGGGCAGCCCGCCCTGGTGGCCGTTCCCATTGACTACCGCGAAAACGACCGCATGTACGAGAAGCTGCGAATCACCGTCTGA